In one window of Littorina saxatilis isolate snail1 linkage group LG11, US_GU_Lsax_2.0, whole genome shotgun sequence DNA:
- the LOC138979511 gene encoding uncharacterized protein, which translates to MRLCIGSKSSELCPLCRMGRHTARRVLFQRLLGFSHKMRSSVKITIAILSGLAIVQIYSSVSSIMTTRVTARLTASYVAAQSGVLNSSKAPTTADTKDGLDKWTSDLPERLRGMYNITVDFINQLLTSVNASDASLVWGATLRRISADILTREATGSMVKPAARTPKSNTQEIHSSALQSALASTLKTNKNVQSLQCPLMPPGLVGLTPSNQTEPNPQLLANTFSFLKPGGHYSPDKCQPRQKVAILIPYRNRWPHLQILLNNLLPFLIRQQSDFTIFVIEQQLPSTFNRALLLNVGVLESLKQGNFTCFIFHDVDLIPLNDHNLYRCGNKPLHMAVGINKHKYGLPYQSYFGGIVAMSLQQVMTINGNSNLYFGWGGEDDDLLARVKYKGYSFSRYPMLIGRYDMIKHTIDKGNEANPMRWKLLQSSGKRMLQDGLNTTRYNVTSLQHLPLYTWIKVSVNQTQILKNAPEYIQAFIRKLALRPKMDKSTPALKQKSNPNKTLQAEPGKTASANTHAGDVPTRPFLTLPLPTRPLPTSPLPSRPLPTSPLPTRPLPTRPLPTRPLPTRPLPTSPLPSRPLPTSPLPSRPLPTSPLPSRPLPTRPLPTRPLPTRPLPTRPLPSRP; encoded by the exons TGGGCAGACACACTGCCAGACGGGTGCTATTTCAACGCCTCCTTGGGTTCTCCCACAAGATGAGATCCTCCGTTAAGATCACCATCGCTATTCTCAGCGGTCTGGCCATCGTCCAGATCTACAGCAGCGTCTCTTCCATCATGACTACCCGCGTGACTGCCCGCTTGACCGCCAGCTATGTAGCTGCGCAGAGTGGTGTGCTTAACTCGTCCAAAG CTCCCACAACTGCAGACACAAAAGATGGCTTGGACAAGTGGACATCGGATTTGCCGGAACGTCTGAGAGGGATGTATAACATCACTGTTGACTTCATCAATCAACTGCTGACCAGCGTCAACGCCAGTGACGCCAGCCTCGTGTGGGGGGCCACACTTCGACGTATCTCCGCAGATATTCTCACTAGAGAAGCCACG GGATCCATGGTGAAACCTGCTGCAAGGACACCGAAAAGCAACACCCAAGAGATACACTCTTCTGCTCTTCAGTCAGCCTTGGCTTCTACGCTGAAGACGAACAAAAATGTACAAAGCCTTCAATGCCCTCTAATGCCTCCAGGACTTG TTGGTCTCACGCCCTCCAACCAGACAGAACCGAACCCACAACTCCTGGCCAACACGTTCTCCTTCCTGAAACCAGGGGGTCACTATTCCCCAGACAAGTGTCAGCCGCGGCAGAAGGTAGCCATCTTGATTCCGTATCGGAACCGATGGCCCCACCTCCAAATCTTGCTCAACAATCTCTTGCCCTTTCTTATCCGACAGCAATCTGACTTCACCATCTTCGTTATAGAGCAG CAACTCCCCTCAACCTTTAACAGGGCGCTGCTGCTTAACGTTGGGGTGCTTGAATCACTGAAGCAAGGCAACTTCACCTGCTTCATTTTTCACGACGTCGACCTGATTCCCTTGAATGACCACAACCTCTACCGCTGCGGCAACAAGCCCCTGCACATGGCCGTCGGCatcaacaaacacaaatacgG GCTGCCGTACCAATCGTATTTTGGGGGGATCGTGGCGATGTCGCTCCAGCAGGTGATGACCATCAACGGCAACTCCAACCTGTACTTCGGCTGGGGAGGAGAAGACGACGACCTGCTCGCCAg AGTGAAATACAAAGGCTATAGCTTCAGCCGGTACCCAATGCTGATTGGTCGCTACGACATGATCAAACACACGATTGACAAAGGAAACGAAGCCAACCCTATGAG GTGGAAGCTTCTCCAGTCTAGCGGAAAACGAATGCTGCAGGACGGTCTGAACACCACACGATATAATGTCACCAGCCTTCAACACTTGCCTCTCTACACCTGGATCAAAGTGTCAGTCAACCAGACACAAATCTTAAAG aatgCCCCAGAATACATCCAAGCATTTATCAGAAAGCTAGCACTACGCCCTAAAATGGACAAATCGACCCcagctttaaaacaaaaaagcaatcCGAACAAGACACTGCAGGCCGAACCGGGCAAAACGGCCTCAGCAAACACCCATGCCGGTGACGTCCCGACTCGCCCCTTCCTTACTCTCCCCCTCCCAACTCGCCCCCTCCCAACtagccccctcccatctcgccccctcccaACTAGCCCCCTCCCAACTCGCCCCCTCCCAACTCGCCCCCTCCCAACTCGCCCCCTCCCAACTCGCCCCCTCCCAACtagccccctcccatctcgccccctcccaactagccccctcccatctcgccccctcccaactagccccctcccatctcgccccctcccaACTCGCCCCCTCCCAACTCGCCCCCTCCCAACTCGCCCCCTCCCAactcgccccctcccatctcgcccctAA